One window from the genome of Cricetulus griseus strain 17A/GY chromosome 2, alternate assembly CriGri-PICRH-1.0, whole genome shotgun sequence encodes:
- the Smim3 gene encoding small integral membrane protein 3 encodes MDAISQSPVDVLLPKHILDIWAIVLIILATIVIMTSLFLCPATAVIIYRMRTHPVLNGAV; translated from the coding sequence ATGGATGCTATCAGCCAATCACCTGTGGATGTCCTGCTTCCCAAGCACATCCTGGATATCTGGGCCATTGTCCTCATCATCCTGGCTACCATTGTCATCATGACCTCTTTGTTTCTGTGTCCAGCCACTGCAGTCATCATTTATCGAATGCGGACTCATCCAGTTCTCAATGGGGCTGTATGA
- the LOC100763791 gene encoding interferon-inducible GTPase 1 produces MGQSFSDTSKKDADADSVYRSFTEYFKKIKVENKIISPETIQSIELNLKKGNIQGAHSVIRAALKNIDSVTISIAVTGESGAGKSSFINALRGVKDDEKGAAEVGVTETTMKITSYKHPKIKNVDIWDLPGVGTMKFPPKDYLKKMEFQKYDFFVIVSATRFTKHEIDLAKVIRLMKKNYYFVRTKVDFDLDNEKKRKACTFDQENILQQIRSSYLDTFRDNKIDEPRIFLISNHNLSDYDFPVLMDTLIKDLPVQKRHSFMLSLSNITEGAIDKKYSTSKQFIWLEALKEGALATIPALNTLQGSDMEKLEAILNHYQVLFGVDEESLEVIANDSQVPVEKLKEKLKSHSLLETKKEETLEKTFLKYLEKFASATGGLLATGLYFGKTFYLHHFFLDTVTEDAKVLLRETYSKD; encoded by the coding sequence ATGGGTCAGTCCTTCTCTGATACATCTAAGAAAGATGCTGATGCAGACTCGGTGTACAGAAGCTTCACTGAATATTTTAAGAAGATTAaggtagaaaacaaaatcatttctcCAGAAACTATCCAGTCAATTGAGTTAAACCTAAAAAAGGGAAACATTCAGGGAGCACACTCTGTAATCAGGGCtgcattaaaaaatattgataGTGTCACAATAAGCATTGCTGTGACAGGAGAGTCTGGGGCAGGGAAGTCCAGCTTCATCAACGCTCTGAGGGGTGTGAAAGATGATGAGAAAGGTGCAGCTGAAGTTGGGGTAACAGAGACAACTATGAAGATAACTTCATACAAACAccccaaaattaaaaatgtggATATTTGGGACCTGCCTGGTGTTGGAACTATGAAATTTCCACCAAAAGATTATCTGAAGAAAATGGAATTCCAAAAGTATGACTTCTTCGTTATAGTTTCTGCCACACGATTTACAAAACATGAAATAGACCTTGCCAAAGTAATCAGACTGATGAAAAAGAATTACTACTTTGTGAGAACCAAGGTGGACTTTGATCTAGATAATGAAAAGAAACGCAAAGCATGTACTTTTGACCAAGAAAATATTCTGCAGCAAATCCGAAGCTCCTATCTGGATACCTTTCGTGACAATAAAATTGATGAACCACGAATTTTCTTGATCTCTAACCACAATTTATCTGACTATGATTTTCCAGTCCTGATGGACACCCTGATAAAGGATCTTCCTGTTCAAAAGCGCCACAGTTTTATGCTTTCCTTGTCCAACATTACAGAGGGAGCCATTGACAAAAAGTACAGCACTTCAAAGCAGTTTATCTGGTTGGAAGCCCTCAAGGAAGGCGCTTTGGCTACTATTCCTGCACTGAACACCCTCCAGGGCAGTGATATGGAAAAGCTAGAAGCAATTCTAAACCACTACCAAGTCCTCTTTGGAGTGGATGAGGAATCCCTGGAGGTCATTGCTAATGATTCCCAAGTGCCTgtagaaaaactgaaagaaaaacttAAATCCCATTCTTTGTTGGAAactaagaaagaagaaacattagaaaaaacatttttgaaatatttggaGAAATTTGCCTCAGCTACTGGTGGGCTCCTTGCTACAGGTCTTTACTTTGGGAAAACCTTTTACTtgcatcatttcttccttgacacagtgaCTGAAGATGCCAAAGTTCTCCTTAGAGAGACATATTCAAAAGATTAG